The genomic stretch AGGCCCGGTTCTCGGAAGCAATCTCATTCGTCACCGGCCGCTGGATGGAGAAGGATTCGAGTGTCTACGAGTTTGGTGAGGAGATCGCCAACTTCGGCGGCGGAGCATACGGCGCCACCAAAGGTCTGCCTGAGCGTTTTCCGCAGCAGATTGTAAACACCCCTATCTCCGAAGCCGGATTTACCGGACTTGCCTGCGGCGCGGCTATGAACGGGCTTAAGACCATAATCGAGATCATGTTCCCGGATTTTGCTCTGGTTGCCGGAGACCAGCTCTTTAATCAGATAGCAAAGGCCCGTCACATGTACGGCGGTAAAACAAACCTTCCCCTGGTGGCACGGACAAGAATTGCAACCGGTGCTGGTTACGGCGGACAGCATTCCATGGATCCCGTGGCAATCTTCGCACTCTTTTCCGGCTGGAGGATTATCGCACCCGGGAACGCCTTTGACTATATCGGACTTTTCAATACCGCCATGCATTCCAATGATCCGGTGGTATTTCTTGAACACCACTCTCTTTACACCAAGACCTTCGAGATTCCCGAAGGAGATCTTGATTACTGTATCCCCTTCGGAAAAGCAAACGTTATCAGGCCCGGTACGGATATAAGCGTCCTTGTATACAGCTCTATGGGAGAACGCTGCAAAAAAATCGCTGAAAAACTGGAAAGACAGGGTGTATCTGCAGAAATTATTGACCTCAGGTCTCTTGATCTTCCATCCGTAGATTATGATACAATCGGAATGTCACTGCAAAAGACTGGCGTGCTTGCAATCGTTGAAGAAGCGGCCGGGGCCCAGACCATTGGTCCGCGGATCGCGGAGCAGGTTATGGTTCGGTTCTTCGATTATCTGGATGCACCCGTAGGATGCATCTCCTCGCTGAATGTTCCCAATTCAGTCTCCCGAAGACTTGAGGCTGCAGCTATTATCAGTGACGGGGAAATCGAGGAAAAACTAACAGCAATGGCAAAAAGAGCTTGGAGATGAATGAAAAAACCGCCCTTAGTTCGCATGATATTTACACAAAACTGTTTGACCGGATTATCCATAATCAGTATCCCCCGGAAAATTTTCTAAGGGAGGACAGTCTTGCCAAAGAGTTCGGGACCTCCCGGACTCCCATTCGCAATGTTCTCAAGCGCCTGGAGCAGGATCAGCTGATTCAGATTATTCCAAACCGCGGAGCAAAGACCTTCCCATTCACCGCCGACGATCTTGAGGATATCTTCGAGATTCGCCGCTCCCTTGAGGCCCTGGCCCTGGAATTTGCCATCCCGGCTCTGAGTATCCAGCGTTTGATCGAGATACGCAAGGAGATTCATGAAATCAGCAATACCAAGGATTATATGCGTCACGCCGAGGTCGACGCGAAACTGCATTCCTACCTGATTGAATCCTGCGGAAGACGTCGGCTTATCAACATGGTTAATCAGCTTTATCACTTGATTCAGACTTTTCGGGAACTGGGATTTCGGGATAACGAGGTGCGTACAACTACCTGCGAAGAACACCTGAAACTGATTGACGCCATTTGCGTCAGAGACACAGAGCTCGCCATCGAGATACTGAAAACCCATATTCAGAACTCTAAAGTGCGGATCATGCAGAAGGTCGTTCGCGGCCAGGTACATTGAGGAAAACCAAATGACAGAATGGAACCCCGAAATACTGGCCGGGCTCCTTACGGAGTGCGGCCGGGTTGCTTTATCACTCTATGAAGACCCCGGCATCTCGGTAAAAGGCGACCAAAGCCTGGTAACCAAGGCGGATCATGCCGTAGAAGGGCTGTTGGAAAAGAGCTTCGACAGGCCCGATGAGGGCTCCTACATGATTGGCGAAGAGACTATTGCCACCCGCTCAGCCGCTTACATCGACGAGGCCTTCCGGCATACAGCCTGGATTGTCGATCCCATTGACGGCACTGTTCCCTATGCCCATCACCTGGCACACTGGGGAGTATCCATCGGATTTATGGAACAGGGGCGCCTGACAGAGGGGGCCGTCTACCTGCCGGTGACCCGGGAATACTATATCAGCCACAAGGGAACGATCCTGCATGCCCAGCCGGCTCCGGGTCAAAAGCCCGAGCTCTCGCCCCTTAGGGTCACCACCCGCAAACCAAGCCAAAGATCCATCGTCGGGATTTCCCAGGATGTGGTAAAAGGCAAACTGGGGAGCCTGTCCAATCCGGTCCAGACTCTGGGCTGTGTGGTGGTACCCTTTACCTATATGCTTCAGGGGCGCTTTCTGGCCTATGTCGGGTATATGAAACTGTGGGATATTGCCGGCTCGCTGCCGCTGCTGAAAAACGCAGGCTTCGTTGTTCGGGCAGCCGATGGAAGAGATATAGACCTAAGGATCACTTCTGACCAGTTCGTGCTTGACCCGGAGAATGAGCGCTTCTGTTACCTGAGGAGCAATATAATCGCGGCTCCTGACGAAGAAATTTATGAGCAGATCCGCTCACAGGTGGATTTGCCGAAAATAATGATTCCCGGCCCCTGAAGGACCGGGAAAGCTCTTCGGTATTATTTCTTTTTACTCTTCACCTTATTCTGCACCACTTTGATAATGTCTTTAACCATCTCGTCGGGGGTATAGGTGGGAGTCCAGCCCAGCTCTTTAGAGATACGGTCTGTACTGATATTCCATTCCTTGTAGCCTTCCACCACGGCCATGATTACGGGATCAGGCTTAAAGGTGTATTTAGCGTCCGGGATAATCTTCTTAACCGCCTTGATCATCTCTGAAACGATGACCCGTCCGGAAGAGACGTTGTATATCCTGCTGGGGGCTTTTTCAGCAAAGGCTATCTGGAACAGGGCATCCGCCGCATCTTTTAAGTAGACAACCGGATACGCTGTATCTTCGGACACCTCGACCTCATAAGCTTCGCCAAGGGCAGGCTTCTCCGCTATGTGAGAGGTAAAAAGACTCGCCGATCCCGCGGCCTGACGAAAAGGACCGGTAACTGCGGCAAAGCGGGCAGCCCGGAAGTCAAGACCGTGGCGCCGTTCATACAGCAGCCCCATGTGCTCACCCATCAGCTTGGTAAAACCGTACCAGCCGTCGGGTTCAGCGGGCATATCCTCTTTAATCGGCTGAGGCAGCCCTCTGCCGTACACCCCTATGGTGCTGGCAAAGACGGTGCGCCGGTTTCCGTTATTTACAGCGGCATCGAGAATATTGTTCAATCCGTTGATATTTACCGCAATAGCCATGTTCGGATCCCGGTCACAGCCTGCAGTCAGGATCCCTGCCAGGTGAATAACAGGGTCTTCGGTTCCGCTCCGCTTTAGCAGATAGTTGACCATCGACCGGTCCCGGACGTCGCCCTGGATAAACTCAACCTTTCCTTTCCACTTTTCCAGCGATTCCGGTTTAGGGTCAGCGAAATCAAAAGCCAGCACCTCTTTACCGCTTGCGAGTACACGATCAATAATCTCAGGACCAAGAAAACCGCCGGCCCCTGTGACCAATACAGCCATATAAACCTCCAATAAAAATATTGACAGATTGTCTTCTAATAGATATTATACTGATATATCTATTGTACGCAATAGAAAATCAAGGAATATATAAGGAAGCCGGTGATCGATACTGCACGACATTCCGGAACAGCGGACATAAGCAAGAAGGCTGTTCTGCAGGATTTTATTTACTCATCCATCAAGGAACGCATTATCAACGGCGATATTCCTCCCGGCGGAATTATCATTGAGAACAACTTTGCCGAAGAGTTCGGCACATCCCGCACCCCCATCAGGGAAGCCCTGCTGAGGCTGCAGCGGGACCGGCTTGTGGTGATCTATCCCCGCCAGGGGACCTTTGCCACCCAGATATCCATCAAGGATGTCTACGAGATCTTCGATATTCGGCTGCTTATTGAACCCGCGGTCGCCCGCAAAATCTGTGCCGCCGTGGACCTGGAAAAAATTGAAAGCTTCAGAGAACCGTTCATGGACAGGAGTCTGGCCCAGAGCTCCTATAAAAAATGGTTTTATCTGGACCGGAGTTTTCACGATTTTTTGATCGAGGCTTCAGGAAACGAAACCCTTATTCGGACCTATCAGGACATAATGGACCAGCATCTGCGGGTACGGATTCTGGCCGGCAAGAGCCCCAGAAGGGCCGATAAAACCAACGATGAGCATATTCGGATCATCGACGCCTTTATCCGTCGGGACGAAGATGCGGTGGAACAATTCATGAGAGAACATATAATCGCGTCCAGAGAGGCCGCGGTTACCTTGGATAGACTTTAGTATTTGCATATCAACGGAGGTACAGGAATGCAGTCAACTACCGGCAGGTCGACAGAACTCGCCCGGCTTGCTCAACAGTTTCGCCTGGAAGTGCTTGATGTTTTGCACAAGAAGGGCACGGGACACTGGGGAGGAGCCTCTTCGGTGGCCGATCTTTTAACCCATCTTTATTTTGAACGGATGAATATCCGGCCCGAGGACCCCAAGTGGGAAGAGCGGGACCGTCTGGTTCTGAGTAAAGGCCACGCTTCGGCCATGCTCTATACCGTCCTCGCCCACCGCGGGTACTTTCCCGTGGAAGAGGTCCAGACCTTCAGGGACCTTAACAGCCGATTGCAGGGGCACCCCTGTATGAACAAAACCGCTGGAGTGGAGATGTCCACCGGTGCACTGGGACACGGAATTTCTGTAGGCCTCGGTATGTCTCTGGCTTCCCGGCTTTCGGGAAAGAACTTCTGGAGCTATGTAATTACCGGCGAAGGCTGCCTGGACGAGGGACAGAGCTGGGAAGGCATCATGGCGGCCGCCAAGTTCAAACCCAAAAAGCTTGCCCTTCTGATTGACTACAACAAGGTACAGCTCGACGGAGCCGCCGCGGACATCATGCCCCTGGACCCATTGGATGACAAGTTCAGGGCCTTCGGCTGGCGCGTGGCACCCAAAATCTATGAC from Marispirochaeta sp. encodes the following:
- a CDS encoding NAD(P)-dependent oxidoreductase, translating into MAVLVTGAGGFLGPEIIDRVLASGKEVLAFDFADPKPESLEKWKGKVEFIQGDVRDRSMVNYLLKRSGTEDPVIHLAGILTAGCDRDPNMAIAVNINGLNNILDAAVNNGNRRTVFASTIGVYGRGLPQPIKEDMPAEPDGWYGFTKLMGEHMGLLYERRHGLDFRAARFAAVTGPFRQAAGSASLFTSHIAEKPALGEAYEVEVSEDTAYPVVYLKDAADALFQIAFAEKAPSRIYNVSSGRVIVSEMIKAVKKIIPDAKYTFKPDPVIMAVVEGYKEWNISTDRISKELGWTPTYTPDEMVKDIIKVVQNKVKSKKK
- a CDS encoding inositol monophosphatase family protein, whose amino-acid sequence is MTEWNPEILAGLLTECGRVALSLYEDPGISVKGDQSLVTKADHAVEGLLEKSFDRPDEGSYMIGEETIATRSAAYIDEAFRHTAWIVDPIDGTVPYAHHLAHWGVSIGFMEQGRLTEGAVYLPVTREYYISHKGTILHAQPAPGQKPELSPLRVTTRKPSQRSIVGISQDVVKGKLGSLSNPVQTLGCVVVPFTYMLQGRFLAYVGYMKLWDIAGSLPLLKNAGFVVRAADGRDIDLRITSDQFVLDPENERFCYLRSNIIAAPDEEIYEQIRSQVDLPKIMIPGP
- a CDS encoding transketolase codes for the protein MQSTTGRSTELARLAQQFRLEVLDVLHKKGTGHWGGASSVADLLTHLYFERMNIRPEDPKWEERDRLVLSKGHASAMLYTVLAHRGYFPVEEVQTFRDLNSRLQGHPCMNKTAGVEMSTGALGHGISVGLGMSLASRLSGKNFWSYVITGEGCLDEGQSWEGIMAAAKFKPKKLALLIDYNKVQLDGAAADIMPLDPLDDKFRAFGWRVAPKIYDGHNHDEIAEAFTWLDSEEAGPSVMIFRTHKGKGVSFMEDKHQWHGAPIDDETYAKARPELEAGLAKLEAK
- a CDS encoding GntR family transcriptional regulator, whose product is MIDTARHSGTADISKKAVLQDFIYSSIKERIINGDIPPGGIIIENNFAEEFGTSRTPIREALLRLQRDRLVVIYPRQGTFATQISIKDVYEIFDIRLLIEPAVARKICAAVDLEKIESFREPFMDRSLAQSSYKKWFYLDRSFHDFLIEASGNETLIRTYQDIMDQHLRVRILAGKSPRRADKTNDEHIRIIDAFIRRDEDAVEQFMREHIIASREAAVTLDRL
- a CDS encoding GntR family transcriptional regulator — protein: MNEKTALSSHDIYTKLFDRIIHNQYPPENFLREDSLAKEFGTSRTPIRNVLKRLEQDQLIQIIPNRGAKTFPFTADDLEDIFEIRRSLEALALEFAIPALSIQRLIEIRKEIHEISNTKDYMRHAEVDAKLHSYLIESCGRRRLINMVNQLYHLIQTFRELGFRDNEVRTTTCEEHLKLIDAICVRDTELAIEILKTHIQNSKVRIMQKVVRGQVH